One genomic window of Gracilinema caldarium DSM 7334 includes the following:
- a CDS encoding segregation and condensation protein A, with protein sequence MEELNQNNAYHFRLQQFEGPLDLLLFLIKKNEVNIYDIPVAQITEQYLEYLTYATELDLENLTEFHVMAANLLYIKSRMLLPVEIEADDDIEDPRQELVDKLIEYQKFKKLSELMEEKEREAEWVIERKKLQRALPFADEELWEKVDVWDLLKTFSSLMTNLTSERIIDLFEEVTVNEKMALMTELLETKGQCNFTDLVVRSGSVMDIVCAFLAILEAVKFRMVSIYQNKMFGDIIIKPYEKVSADGATVG encoded by the coding sequence ATGGAAGAACTTAACCAAAACAACGCCTACCATTTCAGATTACAACAATTTGAAGGCCCCCTGGATCTTCTTCTCTTTCTTATCAAGAAGAATGAGGTTAATATTTATGATATTCCCGTTGCCCAGATAACCGAGCAATACCTGGAATACCTTACCTATGCTACCGAACTTGACCTAGAAAATCTTACCGAATTCCATGTCATGGCCGCAAATCTGCTGTACATTAAATCGAGGATGCTTCTGCCAGTAGAAATAGAAGCGGATGATGACATCGAAGATCCCCGGCAGGAACTGGTAGACAAACTGATAGAATACCAGAAATTCAAAAAGCTTTCAGAACTTATGGAAGAAAAAGAACGGGAAGCTGAATGGGTGATTGAACGAAAAAAGCTTCAGCGGGCCCTTCCTTTTGCAGATGAAGAACTCTGGGAAAAGGTGGATGTTTGGGATCTCCTCAAGACCTTTTCCAGCCTTATGACAAACCTTACGAGCGAACGCATCATTGACCTCTTCGAAGAAGTAACCGTAAATGAGAAGATGGCTCTCATGACTGAACTATTAGAGACAAAGGGGCAATGTAATTTTACCGACCTGGTAGTTCGCAGCGGTTCCGTCATGGACATTGTCTGCGCATTTCTCGCTATTCTGGAAGCGGTAAAATTCAGAATGGTTTCGATATATCAAAATAAAATGTTTGGTGATATCATTATAAAACCCTATGAGAAGGTAAGTGCCGATGGAGCTACAGTTGGATAA
- the scpB gene encoding SMC-Scp complex subunit ScpB, translated as MELQLDKETALIEAILYLENEPIEETTLARISGLSREVVEKALELLQERYNRNDSGVELSRIGGGVLIAPKKEYWDVLRDRYGKKNDAKLSKAALETLSIIAYSQPITRGEIEAIRGVSADTMIRMLLDRGLIREVGKKDVPGKPIQYGTTKEFLKFFRLESIADLPKLDESERDRFELNG; from the coding sequence ATGGAGCTACAGTTGGATAAGGAAACAGCCCTGATCGAAGCAATCCTCTACCTGGAAAATGAACCGATCGAAGAAACTACTCTGGCTCGAATATCAGGACTATCCAGGGAAGTGGTAGAAAAGGCCCTTGAATTGCTGCAGGAACGGTACAACCGGAATGATAGCGGAGTAGAACTTTCAAGAATCGGAGGTGGCGTGCTCATTGCTCCTAAAAAAGAGTATTGGGATGTACTCCGTGACCGATACGGTAAAAAAAATGATGCCAAATTATCCAAAGCTGCTTTGGAAACCCTTTCAATTATCGCCTACTCTCAGCCTATTACCCGTGGTGAAATTGAAGCGATCCGCGGTGTATCTGCAGACACTATGATCCGCATGTTGCTCGATCGGGGGCTTATAAGGGAAGTAGGGAAAAAGGATGTGCCAGGGAAGCCTATCCAATATGGCACTACAAAAGAATTTCTCAAGTTTTTTAGACTCGAAAGCATTGCTGATTTACCCAAACTTGATGAAAGCGAACGGGATAGGTTTGAACTCAATGGATAA
- a CDS encoding pseudouridine synthase — MDKELRLQVYLAHCGVASRRASEALILSGRVTVNGMVVTTLGTKVHARDVVLVDGKPVFLEQKKRYIALHKPAGYICSASDPQGRPLAQDLLPPDITERVYTIGRLDYRSSGLILFTNDGDFAAALGHPSTELEKEYIVDSTVPIPDATIEAFSKGIEIDGELYTCASIERLGRKSVRIVLIEGKNREIRRVFSHFHLHPEKLHRIRIGPLMLGTLPEGKGRALSVEELRSFEPYLAAYKRRRQSHGHRD; from the coding sequence ATGGATAAAGAGCTGCGTCTCCAGGTCTATCTCGCCCATTGTGGTGTAGCAAGCCGCCGGGCATCGGAAGCGCTCATCCTTTCGGGAAGGGTTACCGTGAATGGAATGGTCGTAACTACGCTGGGGACCAAGGTTCATGCCCGGGATGTGGTTTTGGTGGATGGTAAGCCGGTCTTTTTAGAACAGAAAAAACGATATATTGCCCTTCATAAACCAGCGGGCTATATCTGCAGTGCCAGCGATCCCCAGGGCCGTCCTTTGGCTCAGGACCTCCTGCCTCCTGACATAACAGAACGGGTTTACACTATCGGACGCCTCGATTACCGTTCTTCTGGGCTGATCCTTTTTACCAACGATGGGGACTTTGCAGCTGCCCTTGGACATCCATCTACAGAGCTCGAAAAAGAATATATAGTTGACTCTACTGTACCCATACCAGATGCTACGATCGAAGCTTTTAGTAAGGGTATAGAAATCGATGGCGAACTATATACATGTGCCTCAATTGAACGATTGGGAAGAAAATCGGTACGGATCGTGCTTATCGAAGGTAAAAACAGGGAAATCCGTCGGGTGTTTTCTCATTTTCACCTGCACCCTGAAAAACTGCATCGGATCCGTATAGGACCGCTTATGCTGGGAACGCTCCCTGAAGGTAAAGGCCGTGCCCTTTCGGTTGAAGAACTACGGTCTTTTGAACCATATTTGGCAGCTTATAAAAGAAGGAGACAATCTCATGGTCATCGCGATTGA